The Thiobacillus sp. genome contains a region encoding:
- a CDS encoding DUF2189 domain-containing protein codes for MDSVSIKPEVVKPEAHDIHLPAVCQVDALRPFTWLRMGWHDFARTWYTSLGFGLLFALLGWGLVNWAWELNHLSLTLTTGFMLVSPFLALVFYYLSRRLDQHHRPGEGSRFFHMLGRNGASIGIYAVFLMFSLSVWERLSAILVALFLQGDFIGGDYFSLMNLFTSAQWGFVTAYVVTGGVLAALVFALSVVSLPMMLDRRVDTVTAMMTSLKAARANPGAMIIWAGLIAGLMAVGFATWFAGLVILFPVLGHATWHAYRELVQKN; via the coding sequence ATGGACTCGGTGAGCATTAAACCGGAAGTTGTGAAACCGGAAGCCCATGATATCCACCTGCCGGCCGTATGCCAGGTGGACGCACTGCGCCCCTTCACCTGGTTGCGCATGGGGTGGCACGATTTTGCCCGCACCTGGTATACCTCCCTGGGCTTTGGCTTGCTGTTCGCCCTGCTGGGCTGGGGCCTGGTGAACTGGGCCTGGGAACTGAACCACCTGAGCCTCACCCTGACCACGGGTTTCATGCTGGTGTCGCCTTTCCTGGCCCTGGTCTTCTATTACCTTTCCCGTCGTCTGGACCAGCATCACCGGCCGGGGGAAGGTTCCCGCTTTTTCCACATGCTGGGACGCAACGGGGCTTCCATAGGCATCTACGCCGTATTCCTGATGTTCAGCCTCAGCGTATGGGAACGTCTTTCCGCCATCCTGGTGGCCCTGTTCCTGCAAGGAGATTTCATCGGCGGCGACTATTTCAGCCTCATGAACCTGTTCACCAGCGCACAGTGGGGTTTCGTCACCGCCTATGTGGTCACGGGGGGGGTACTGGCTGCCCTGGTATTTGCCCTCAGCGTGGTGTCCCTACCCATGATGCTGGATCGAAGAGTGGACACGGTCACCGCCATGATGACCAGCCTGAAGGCGGCCCGCGCCAATCCCGGGGCCATGATCATCTGGGCCGGGCTCATCGCCGGCCTCATGGCGGTGGGCTTCGCCACCTGGTTCGCGGGCCTGGTCATCCTGTTCCCGGTGCTGGGGCATGCCACCTGGCATGCGTATCGGGAACTTGTGCAAAAAAACTGA